A window from Penicillium oxalicum strain HP7-1 chromosome VIII, whole genome shotgun sequence encodes these proteins:
- a CDS encoding Protein ecm33, with protein MAFIKYLLPALAASQIAFAASSDDKCGDAEIQNQGDADALASCKTIKGDIKIVKGYTGSLAFSGFERVTGSITCQGGENVTDITADKLAEIGDSFSLEGLTRLTTLAFGGLNSVGSIKWNALPKLQSLNFNSGVTKAGDVVIQNTGLTSLDGISLKTVGMFQIENNRDLMKININNLQNASDLINFSGNYDQLVIDLPNLGTGTNMTFRNISSISLPSLEKLTGQLGFWGTEFKTFSAPNLTSTGDVVFMDNSKLTNVSMPLLDKVNGGFNIARNDKLATIDLPKLSKVTGAIDFSGKFNTVDLNDLNDVEGGFNLQSTDGNFSCSHFDNLRSNVIKGKYDCDAKTDHPTTSTGKSGTSSSSGSSSSGASTSTSSGAAVANGASVAVTGVAAFFYALSQLL; from the exons ATGGCCTTCATCAAGTACCTGCTGCCCGCGCTGGCTGCCAGCCAAATCGCCTTCGCTGCTTCTTCCGATGACAAGT GCGGCGATGCTGAGATTCAGAACCAGGGCGATGCGGATGCCCTCGCTAGCTGCAAGACGATCAAGGGTGACATCAAGATTGTTAAGGGCTACACCGGTTCCCTCGCCTTCAGCGGTTTTGAGCGTGTCACTGGTTCCATTACCTGCCAAGGTGGTGAGAACGTGACCGATATCACCGCCGACAAGCTCGCCGAAATTGGCGACTCTTTCAGCCTGGAGGGTCTGACCCGCCTGACCACTCTTGCTTTCGGTGGCCTGAACTCCGTCGGCTCTATCAAGTGGAATGCCCTTCCCAAGCTCCAGTCTTTGAACTTCAACTCCGGAGTCACCAAGGCTGGTGACGTTGTCATCCAGAACACTGGTCTGACCTCCCTTGACGGTATCTCCTTGAAGACCGTTGGCATGTTCCAGATTGAGAACAACCGCGACCTCATGAagatcaacatcaacaacCTCCAGAACGCCTCCGATCTGATCAACTTCTCTGGTAACTACGACCAGCTCGTGATTGACCTGCCGAACCTCGGTACCGGTACCAACATGACTTTCCGCAACATCTCCAGCATCTCGCTGCCCTCTCTGGAGAAGCTGACCGGCCAGCTCGGCTTCTGGGGCACTGAATTCAAGACCTTCTCTGCCCCTAACCTGACCAGCACTGGTGACGTTGTCTTCATGGACAACTCCAAGCTGACCAATGTCTCCATGCCCCTCCTGGACAAGGTCAACGGTGGCTTCAACATCGCTCGTAACGACAAGCTCGCCACCATCGACTTGCCCAAGTTGAGCAAGGTCACCGGTGCTATTGACTTCTCTGGAAAGTTCAACAC TGTTGACCTGAACGACCTGAACGATGTTGAGGGTGGCTTCAACCTCCAGAGCACCGACGGTAACTTCAGCTGCAGCCACTTCGACAATCTCCGCAGCAACGTCATCAAGGGTAAATACGACTGCGACGCCAAGACCGACcaccccaccacctccactgGTAAATCCGgcacttcttccagctccggCTCCAGCAGCTCTGGTGCTTCCACCAGCACTAGCTCTGGTGCTGCTGTTGCCAACGGTGCCAGCGTTGCTGTCACTGGTGTTGCCGCTTTCTTCTACGCTCTTTCTCAGCTCCTGTAA
- a CDS encoding Mannan polymerase II complex anp1 subunit, translating to MLLPKGGVNWKSARAGLPPWRAVLVLLTRTRFLVSIAVTGLIILLWRGVSKSASEMQNFYCYGSSKSPMEMSLNEMVAWNAHAQTPVLFNHHEPLEVNSTSISEVDLNPIKSTNKAFFNRERVLILTPLRDAAPYLEQYFNLLYKLTYPHELIDLAFLVGDSKDETLATLAAELDRIQNHADEKVRFRSATVIKKDFGAETEMTVEERHSFAAQGPRRKAIGRARNYLLYSALKPDHSWVYWRDVDITDCPERILEDFMAHDKDILVPNIWFHRYRDGHDIEGRFDYNSWIESDKARRLRQTLDPDTILAEGYKEYDTGRTYLVSMGDWRKNKDEEVELDGIGGVNILVKADVHRSGINFPAYSFENQAETEGFAKMAKRAGYQVIGLPNYVVWHIDTDEKPGNLGDRKAY from the exons ATGTTGTTGCCAAAAGGTGGAGTGAATTGGAAGTCCGCCAGAGCGGGCTTGCCCCCATGGAGGGCCGTCCTCGTTCTCCTGACGCGGACTCGCTTTTTGGTCTCGATCGCCGTCACAGGTCTTATTATTCTGCTGTGGCGCGGTGTCAGCAAGTCTGCCTCTGAGATGCAAAA TTTCTACTGCTACGGTTCCTCCAAGTCACCCATGGAGATGAGTCTCAATGAGATGGTGGCATGGAATGCTCACGCTCAAACACCTGTCCTCTTCAATCACCACGAACCTCTCGAAGTCAACAGCACTTCCATCTCGGAAGTCGACTTGAACCCCATTAAATCCACCAACAAGGCCTTCTTCAACCGCGAGCGCGTTCTCATTCTGACCCCTCTGCGCGACGCTGCCCCCTACCTCGAGCAATACTTCAACCTTCTCTACAAGTTGACCTACCCTCACGAATTGATTGATCTGGCCTTCCTTGTCGGCGACTCCAAGGATGAGACTCTCGCCACTCTTGCCGCCGAACTCGACCGCATTCAAAACCACGCCGATGAAAAAGTCCGCTTCCGCAGTGCCACCGTCATCAAGAAGGACTTTGGTGCCGAGACTGAGATGACCGTGGAGGAGCGACACTCTTTTGCTGCCCAGGGCCCTCGTCGCAAGGCTATCGGCCGTGCCCGCAATTATCTTCTTTACTCGGCCTTGAAGCCTGATCACTCATGGGTCTACTGGCGCGACGTCGATATTACCGATTGCCCCGAGCGCATTCTGGAGGATTTTATGGCCCACGATAAGGATATTTTGGTGCCCA ACATTTGGTTCCACCGCTACCGCGATGGTCACGATATTGAGGGTCGCT TCGACTACAACTCCTGGATCGAATCCGACAAGGCCCGCCGCCTGCGTCAAACTCTCGACCCCGACACTATCCTTGCCGAGGGTTACAAGGAGTACGACACTGGTCGAACCTACTTGGTCAGCATGGGCGATTGgagaaagaacaaggatgaggaggttGAGCTTGATGGTATTGGTGGTGTCAACATTCTCGTCAAGGCCGATGTTCACCGCTCCG GTATCAATTTCCCTGCATATTCATTCGAGAACCAAGCCGAGACGGAAGGCTTCGCCAAGATGGCCAAGCGTGCTGGCTACCAGGTCATTGGTCTCCCCAACTACGTGGTCTGGCACATCGACACCGACGAGAAGCCCGGCAACTTGGGAGATCGCAAGGCGTACTAG
- a CDS encoding Methionine aminopeptidase 2-1, which translates to MAAQATEKLQQLELNGQNGAPADAPAVDQTASGEAEDDSDDDQVEGEGAPEAGAAGAAKKKKKRKSKKKKKGGAKVQSEPPRVPVSQLFPNNTYPEGEIVEYQNENSYRTTNEEKRYLDRMNNDFLQEYRQGAEVHRQVRQYAQKNIRPGQTLTEIAEGIEDSVRALTGHSGLEEGDNLKGGMGFPCGLSINHCAAHYTPNAGNKMVLNQGDVMKVDFGAHINGRIVDSAFTMSFDPVYDPLLEAVKDATNTGIREAGIDVRMSDIGAAIQEAMESYEVELNGTMHPVKCIRNLNGHNIEQHVIHGGKSVPIVKGTDQTKMEEGEVFAIETFGSTGKGYVREEMECSHYAIAQDAPNVPLRLSSAKNLLNVIQKNFGTLPFCRRYLDRLGQEKYLLGLNNLVSSGIVQDYPPLCDIKGSYTAQYEHTIVLRPNVKEVISRGDDY; encoded by the exons ATGGCAGCCCAGGCGACCGAGAAGCTGCAGCAGCTGGAAC TGAACGGCCAAAATGGCGCTCCGGCCGACGCCCCCGCGGTTGACCAGACGGCCTCTGGCGAAGCCGAGGACGactctgatgatgatcaggTAGAGGGAGAGGGTGCTCCGGAGGCGGGAGCAGCTGGAG ctgccaagaagaagaagaagcgcaagtccaagaagaagaagaagggtggtgcCAAGGTTCAGAGCGAGCCTCCCCGTGTCCCCGTGTCTCAATTATTCCCGAACAACACCTACCCCGAGGGCGAGATTGTCGAGTATCAGAATGAGAATTCATACCGCACCACCAACGAGGAGAAGCGATATCTGGATCGCATGAACAACGACTTCCTGCAGGAGTACCGCCAAGGTGCCGAGGTCCACCGTCAGGTCCGGCAGTACGCCCAAAAGAATATCCGCCCGGGTCAGACTTTGACGGAGATTGCGGAGGGCATTGAGGACTCTGTGCGTGCCCTGACCGGTCACTCTGGCTTGGAGGAAGGGGACAACCTGAAGGGTGGCATGGGTTTCCCCTGTGGTCTGAGCATCAACCACTGCGCGGCTCACTACACCCCCAATGCGGGCAACAAGATGGTCTTGAACCAAGGAGATGTCATGAAGGTTGATTTCGGTGCGCACATCAATGGTCGTATTGTCGACAGTGCTTTCACCATGAGCTTCGACCCCGTGTATGATCCGCTTTTGGAGGCTGTCAAGGATGCCACCAACACTGGTATTCGG GAAGCCGGAATTGACGTTCGTATGAGCGATATCGGTGCGGCCATCCAAGAAGCCATGGAGAGCTACGAGGTTGAGCTTAACGGAACCATGCACCCGGTCAAGTGCATTCGAAACTTGAACGGACACAACATTGAACAGCATGTCATTCACGGAGGCAAGAGCGTACCTATCGTCAAGGGAACCGATCagaccaagatggaggaaggTGAAGTCTTTGCGATTGAGACGTTTGGCAGTACCGGCAAGGGATATGTTCGGGAAGAA ATGGAATGCTCTCACTATGCCATTGCTCAAGATGCGCCCAACGTGCCCCTTCGTCTGTCATCCGCCAAGAATTTGTTGAATGTGATTCAAAAGAACTTTGGCACATTGCCCTTCTGCCGGCGATACTTGGATCGTCTGGGTCAGGAGAAGTATCTTCTGGGG TTGAACAATCTGGTTTCGTCCGGTATCGTTCAAGATTACCCGCCTCTCTGCGACATCAAGGGCTCTTATACTGCCCAATACGAGCAC ACCATTGTGCTCCGCCCCAACGTGAAGGAGGTTATCAGCCGAGGAGACGACTACTAA
- a CDS encoding Mitochondrial outer membrane protein porin — MSAPAAFSDIAKAANDLLNKDFYHASPASLEVKSKAPNGVTFTVKGKSSHEGAIAGQLEAKYVDAPTGLTLTQAWTTANALDTKLELNNNIAKGLKAEILTQYQPAKQSKGAKLNLYFKQPNLHARAFFDLLNGPTANLDAVLGHEGFLVGAEGGYDVNKAAITKYSAAVGYSVPQYSAAITASNNLSLFSASYYHRVNAQVEAGAKASWDSTSGNTVGLEVASKYRLDPSSFAKAKINDRGIAALAYNVLLRPGVTLGLGASFDTQNLNQAAHKVGASFTFEA, encoded by the exons ATGTCTGCTCCTGCTGCTTTCTCCGACATCGCCAAGGCGGCCAATGAT CTCCTGAACAAGGACTTCTACCACGCCAGCCCGG CTTCCCTTGAGGTCAAGTCCAAGGCCCCCAACGGTGTCACCTTCACCGTTAAGGGCAAGTCCTCTCACGAGGGTGCCATTGCTGGTCAG CTCGAGGCCAAGTACGTTGATGCGCCCACCG GTCTTACCCTGACCCAGGCTTGGACCACCGCCAACGCCCTCGACACCAAGCTCGAGCTCAACAACAACATCGCCAAGGGCCTCAAGGCTGAGATCCTCACTCAGTACCAGCCCGCTAAGCAGTCCAAGGGTGCCAAGCTCAACCTGTACTTCAAGCAGCCCAACCTGCACGCCCGTGCCTTCTTCGACCTGTTGAACGGCCCCACCGCCAACCTCGACGCTGTCCTCGGCCACGAGggcttcctcgtcggtgCTGAGGGTGGCTACGACGTCAACAAGGCTGCCATCACCAAGTACTCTGCTGCCGTCGGTTACTCCGTTCCCCAGTACTCTGCTGCCATCACTGCCAGCAACAACCTGTCCCTCTTCTCCGCCTCTTACTACCACCGCGTCAACGCTCAGGTTGAGGCCGGTGCCAAGGCTTCCTGGGACTCCACCTCCGGCAACACTGTCGGCCTCGAGGTTGCCAGCAAGTACCGCCTGGACCCCTCTTCCTTCGCCAAG GCCAAGATCAACGACCGTGGTATCGCCGCTCTGGCCTACAACGTTCTCCTTCGCCCTGGTGTCACCCTCGGCCTGGGTGCCTCTTTCGATACCCAGAACCTGAACCAGGCCGCCCACAAGGTTGGCGCCAGCTTCACCTTCGAGGCTTAA
- a CDS encoding Asparagine synthetase [glutamine-hydrolyzing] 2, with product MSLCLNRLQEERKQWRRDHPFGFVAKPMRTQQATLDLKRWECAIPGKTGTLWADGLFKLELIFPDEYPTKPPKCKFTPPLFHPNVYPSGTVCLSILNEEEAWRPAITIKQILLGIQDLLNDPNPESPAQAEAYNLYKKDRPAYERRVKQVVKENPKIHPDVQKFKTTALRMAKAIRHRGPDWSGNFIGDSTSKLNQALGLLHTSSTDPCPLPVLTHERLCIVGVDSGAQPLVNDDESLALAVNGEIYNHRILRKTLKTGYNFKTHSDCEVIIPLYMEHGLDAPKHLDGMFSWVLWDKKQDRVVAARDPIGITSFYLGRSSETPGAVYFASELKSLHPVCDDIIAFPPGHVYDSKTDKLTRYFEPKWWDPAQVPSTPVDYKLLRHSLEKSVRKRLMAEVPYGVLLSGGLDSSLVASIAQRETLRMQEAARTAAQNATDGNELVGIDDENDLSTVTTFQQLHSFSIGLPGAPDTEAAKEVAKFLGTKHHAFTFTVEDGLNALSDVIFHLETYDVTTIRASTPMYLLSRKIKAMGVKMVLSGEGSDEIFGGYLYFHAAPNKEEFHKETVRRVKNLHLADCLRANKSTSAWGLEARVPFLDKEFLEISMAVDPQEKMITKDRIEKYIIRKAFDTSDEPDTTPYLPDKILWRQKEQFSDGVGYSWIDGLKEYAEKHISDEQMKNPKPEWGTDIPDTKEAYWYRCMFDEHFPPTCAGTVERWTPTWSKQSDPSGRAIAIHNAKYDSA from the exons TTCACACCTCCGCTCTTCCACCCGAATGTGTACCCATCTGGCACCGTCTGTCTGTCCATCttgaatgaggaggaggcgTGGAGACctgccatcaccatcaagcAGATCCTGCTCGGAATTCAGGATCTACTTAATGACCCCAACCCGGAATCGCCTGCTCAGGCCGAGGCCTACAATCTTTACAAGAAGGATCGTCCCGCGTATGAACGTCGGGTGAAGCAGGTTGTGAAGGAGAATCCCAAGAT CCATCCCGATGTGCAGAAGTTCAAGACCACGGCTCTGCGCATGGCCAAGGC CATCCGTCACCGTGGCCCCGATTGGA GCGGAAACTTCATTGGTGATTCGACGAGTAAGCTTAATCAAGCCCTAGGATTGTTGCATACCTCGTCCACTGACCCGTGTCCTCTTCCAGTCCTGACCCACGAGCGTCTGTGCATTGTCGGCGTCG ACTCCGGCGCCCAGCCTCTTGTCAACGATGATGAGTCCCTCGCCCTCGCCGTCAATGGCGAAATCTACAACCACCGCATCCTGCGCAAGACCCTCAAGACCGGCTACAACTTCAAGACCCACTCTGATTGTGAGGTCATCATTCCTCTC TACATGGAGCACGGCCTCGATGCCCCCAAGCACTTGGACGGCATGTTCTCCTGGGTCCTCTGGGATAAGAAGCAGGACCGCGTTGTGGCTGCTCGTGATCCTATCGGTATCACCAGTTTCTACCTCGGTCGTTCTTCTGAGACGCCCGGTGCCGTCTACTTCGCCTCTGAACTGAAGTCGCTGCACCCTGTCTGCGACGACATTATCGCCTTCCCCCCCGGACACGTCTACGACTCCAAGACCGACAAGTTGACCCGGTACTTTGAGCCCAAGTGGTGGGACCCTGCGCAGGTGCCCTCCACCCCTGTTGACTACAAGCTCCTCCGTCACTCCCTGGAGAAGTCTGTTCGCAAGCGTCTCATGGCTGAAGTTCCCTACGGTGTGCTCCTGTCCGGCGGTCTGGACTCTAGTCTGGTGGCCTCCATTGCCCAGCGGGAGACCCTCCGCATGCAGGAGGCTGCTCGCACGGCTGCCCAGAATGCCACCGATGGCAACGAACTGGTCGGTATTGATGATGAGAACGATTTGTCCACCGTGACCACGTTCCAGCAGCTTCACTCCTTCTCTATCGGTCTGCCCGGTGCTCCCGACACTGAGGCGGCCAAGGAGGTCGCCAAGTTCCTGGGCACCAAGCACCACGCCTTCACTTTCACCGTCGAGGACGGCCTGAACGCTCTCTCAGATGTCATTTTCCACCTGGAGACATACGATGTGACCACCATCCGTGCCTCGACCCCCATGTACCTGCTCTCCCGCAAGATCAAGGCCATGGGTGTCAAGATGGTTCTGAGCGGTGAGGGTAGCGACGAGATCTTTGGTGGTTACCTTTACTTCCACGCTGCCCCCAACAAGGAGGAGTTCCACAAGGAGACTGTCCGTCGTGTGAAGAACCTGCACTTGGCGGATTGCCTGCGCGCCAACAAGTCCACTTCCGCCTGGGGTCTGGAGGCTCGTGTTCCTTTCTTGGACAAGGAGTTCCTTGAGATCTCCATGGCCGTCGATCCccaggagaagatgatcaccAAAGACCGCATTGAGAAATACATCATTCGCAAGGCCTTCGACACCAGCGACGAGCCCGACACCACCCCTTACCTCCCCGATAAGATTCTGTGGCGCCAGAAGGAGCAGTTCAGTGATGGTGTCGGCTACAGCTGGATCGATGGGCTGAAGGAGTACGCCGAGAAGCACATTAGCGACGAGCAAATGAAGAACCCCAAGCCCGAATGGGGCACCGACATCCCAGATACCAAGGAGGC TTACTGGTACCGCTGCATGTTCGACGAGCACTTCCCTCCCACTTGCGCTGGCACCGTCGAGCGCTGGACCCCCACATGGTCCAAGCAGAGTGATCCCAGTGGCCG TGCCATTGCGATCCACAACGCCAAGTACGATTCCGCCTAA